Below is a genomic region from Fusarium oxysporum Fo47 chromosome XI, complete sequence.
TGAAGCTCCCTTGGCGCGGATGGAGAGGGGGAAGATCTCGGAGACGAGGGTCCAGGAGACGGGACCCCATGTAGCGCCGAAGCCAGCGATATAGACCCAGATGAGAGCTGATATTATGTTAATAATCATTAAAGGCTGGTAGGCGAAGCATTGACTTACCAACTGCAGTCCAACCAGCAGCGACGTGGTTAGGCCAGTCGTGGCGGAACTTGGCGACGATGATACCGACAGTGATCATACTGGCACCCATGACCACGGAGCCAATCAACAGAAGAGGCTTGCGACCAACGCGATCAATGATCAACTGTGAAAGGCAATGTTAGCATACATTCAGGGCATCGAGTAATTGAGCAACTTACCATAGAAGGAATGgtgctgatgaggaagacaaCGCCAGTAACACCAGtagcaagaagagcaatAGTTCCTCCAGTAAGACCCAGGCTGATGAAAACGTTGGAAGCGTAGTAGATGATGGCGTCAATACCTGACCACTGCTGGAAGAACATGATAAGCCAAGCAGTGCAGACACGCTTGAGGTTATCCATTGATCTGAAGCAAGTCACATATTGAGCAATCTGCTGCATGAAACGGCTCTTGTTCCTCTCAGCAAGGTGAGGAAAGTCTCTAGCGAAAACCTTCTGCTCAAAGACTgcctcagccttgatctcgagATACTCAACCTGAACAGCGTCATCGTCGATGGGGAGCTTTCGCATCCAGGCAAGAGTAGACTTGGCTTCCTCGTCGCGGCCAACCTTGACGAGCCATCGGGGAGAGAAGGGCATGAACCAGATACCGACAGCAAGCATAGCAGCGGGAATACCTTGGATGATAGAGGGAAGACGCCACGCGAGGTCGGACTGAGAGTCGCCTGTTCCGCCGATGTAGTTACTTCCATAACCGCACCAGAACGAAAGCATAATGCCCAAAATAGTCGCAAGTTGATAAAACGACACAAGAAGACCTCTCATCTCAGGCGACGAAAGCTCAGCGTTGTAAAGAGGCCCAACACCACTGAAaagaccaacaccaacaccagtCAAAAATCGACCAGCATAGAGAAGCTGGGGATTTCCTGCAGTGGCACCGACGTAAAGATAACTGCCGACGACGACCCACAAGCACGCGATGAACATGGTGTACTTTCGCGAGATAAGTTCGCTAGAAACACCAGCTGATAGTGATCCAAGAATACCGCCTAGTTGGAGGATAGATGTGAGCCATCCTGTTGCAGAGGATGACTCAACAACAGAGGGGAAGTTTTGTGTGAAGCGGGTCATGACGAGGGATTGACCCAAAACACCCTGTTGGTAACCATACTCAAAACCACCAAGTCTATAACTCAGTCAATAAACCGTTTACACATGTGAAGTAAGGAGTGCTTACGAAGCGAAAAAGGCAATAAAGATGACCTTGGGATTCTCCCGAATAGACTTCCAGATTGTCTTCTTGGGAGCTGTAGGCTCCAAGGTATAAGGACCGTCCGAGGTAGACATGGTGAAGTGAGGACGAAGCTGTGGGGgaggttgatgtgatgaAATCTGGGGTATGGGGAGAAAGTCCGAGTCTTTTAAACATTTTTGTACCCCAGGCAATTTGACTGGGGGATCTAATTTTCTGGAGTTTACTACGTTATGGGCGAGAAAGTGGTAGGCTAAGACCCCTTCTTTGGGAGTAGTGTGGTTTTTGGGTCTGACCACCACCGGCGAGCAAGTGCCGGAGGCTCGTGAGAATTGGGGTGATGACATCTTCAATTGGAGACTTATTACTTACCAGATACTGAGGCTCACTTGGATCAATTGACAAGTTCATTTCGCTGTAGATATTTCGTATTCTTGAGTTTGATCTTCAAATTGCACCCTCCTTTGAGTCGCGGCCACTGCAATTGACGAGTGCTACAACTTCAATTAACAGCTGGCCAGTACTCTTAACATCATCACATCCATCAATCCGATCAAACATGAGACATCTCCAACTGCACCACCTTCAAAACAGTCCAAGTGGACTTCCAAGTTGGCATTGGTCATGTATTTACCCAAAAGGGGGGTTCTTTGCACTGGCGACGGGGTTTAGGCTACGCGCCCACGGTTCGTCAGAGGAACCTGGGGCCCCGCGTAAAAATTCTAGCTGTCGCGTGTCCCCCATTCCAGTGGGTCACGAAAACTTGGAGGAGCAAGTATGGGTACTTCGATAGTGCCTTGATTTAGTGCGCGCTTGGGGTATTGATACGCGCAGTATCCAGTTCTAGATTTCTCCGAGTCAGAGGCCGGCGAGAATGATTACCCTGCACCATTGTATATTTGTTCAATTTGGATCTGGATCGCTAAATGAGGTTATCTAGAGATGATGGGTCGATTGAGGAAGCCGTATTCCATTGAAGTACTAAGACCATCGATATTGCATTGCAAAGTTGTTAGGTCAAGGGTAAAAGCATGTCTGGACAATGTGAACACTTTACGCAGAGCAACTGGTAAAAAGAGCGACCAAGTATAACAACGATCGTGGGGTCTTGGAGTTCATCTACCTATTCGTATTCTATTACTCCAGTATCGGGTTATTGCTATCTCCGTATCCGAATGCAGCAACTACTGAGTTTAATTGCGTGTTAAAGTACATCAAAATCATATTTTGGTAGACAATAAGTGCTGGGTGAATTGCTGAGCCGTAACTACGAATTCTATCTTAATCAACACGACGCGATGAGTAAACACACAGAAAGGCAATGAAGTTACGCCAAGCTTCCTCTGCCGATCCAGTAATAAAAGAGATTTCTAGAAAGTAAATGCGTGTCAAAGAGCGGCCGTCAAATGATTTGCATTCGGAAGGCATCACAAGAAACTGAGTTAAACGCTTGGCAGACGCGGCTTGACTGGTCGGCAACATCAAGGGACATGATCGCACTATAATAGAACGATACGGATGTGCACTTGAAAGAATGAAGGCCTGGCCTTTCATACCATTGTATTCAGCACTGAAAGAGCGCATAGTCTATCTAACGCGCCCAGACATGGTGATGCAGAAGACAAATTGTCGCGTCTCTCGAAATGTGGAGCGGGGGAATGCGTCGGGAAAACACACTGGCCGACAAAGCCTTCCCAGCACGATCGATCTTCGCCATCCATTTCATCACTGGAATCGTTTGATAAATCACAGCGTGGCACTTAGGTCCATCTATTTCTGTATCTCTGCGCGGTTTTCGGAGCTGAGAGTATGTCTCTGGAAGCTCGGAAAGAGCCTTGACCCTGTGTTCCGAGCAGACAAGACCAACGTGGAATTATACAAAACACCGTGTCTTGAGGTGATGCAGAGAAAACACCGAAGATTTATCAAACAAAAGGCCATGAACCAGCGGCTATTTGAGCGACAAGGTCAATCACCGGATATACCCCCTTGACTGCAGCAACGGCGATGATCCCATAGCCGCCAGCGGGTCTCCCCCACAATCTGATTCCCCAGATTCTCCCCCCATCATTAAGCTTATCTTTCGCTACCCATGTTAAGCATAACCCTTTCCTACTGGCCAATTCCCTCCTTGGATTGTCACTGATTACTCCTTTTGTCCAGAATGATAGCTCGACCCGGTATCCGATACTGTTCGGTCCGTCATCCGATGCACTATCGACTCCCCCTCACTCTTGGCATTCTCGGCACGCTCAAGATTGGACATCGCGCTTACCAGAGCCAGTATTAAACggctctcttctccttgatcgaCAACTTTTCTTTCTGTCACAGTCATCTTCAGGACACCTGTGAATTTGTACTTCAGCATGACTGCAAGAGATTCTGACGCAGAGAGGGGCAATGGAAAGGAGCCTTGGAGCAAAGAATTTGAGCATGCAGATACCCATGATGCTGCTGCGAGAGGACATCTTGCCACCGACGAGTAAGCTGACTGCCCCTTTGTTTGAGCTCTATTGACGTTGTTAGGCATGGCAACCCCATTGCAACCTTCGACgcagaggctgagaagaagctccGCCGCAAGCTAGACTGGTACATCATGCCGTCAGTCACTATCTTGTACTTGATGTGCTTTGTCGATCGTGCCAATATTGGTAATGCTAGATTGGCTGGTCTTGAGgaagatcttggtcttgctggCTATGACTATAACCTGTTGCTGACAGTCTTCTACATCGTACGTACTACCCCTTATCTACTGAAGCATCACCCTAACATGAATTTCTCTTGGTAGTCTTACATCGTTTTCGAACTCCCCCTTAACATGGTCTGCAAATGGATTGGACCCGGCTGGTTCATCCCCGCTACCTCCGTAGCATTCGGCGTCGCCTCCCTCGGGACCGCCTTTGTTCACACAATGGGCCAAGCTTGTGCCGTGCGCTTCATCCTCGGCATCTTCGAAGCAGGCATGTTGCCCGGTATCGCATACTATCTCAGCCGCTGGTACAGACGCAGCGAACTTGCCTTCCGCTTGGCAATATATGTTGCCATGGGTTCCTTCGGCGGAGCTTTTGGCGGTCTTTTGGCTTCTGGTATTCTGAAGCTAGATAGCTTTGGCTCATTGACGAGATGGCGAATGATCTTTGCTATTGAGGGTATCTGTACTATTGGCCTAGCGCTTATCGCGTTCTTTACTATGACTGATCGACCGAGCACTGCGCGGTGGTTgtcagaagaggagaaagatcTGGCCATTGCGCGTATCAAGTCTGAGCGTGTTGGTGCCACCGAAGTCCTTGAGAAGTTCTCCTGGAAACTGGCACGTCGGGGTATCAGCTCACCTGTTACCATCGGAACTTCCACCATCTTCCTGTTCACCAACATCACCGTACAGGGCCTTGCTTTCTTCGCACCTACGATTGTGAGGACAATCTACCCCAACCATTCAGTCGTTCAACAGCAATTGCGTACTGTGCCGCCTTATATCGTTGGTACCTTCTGTACTGTTACCATCAGCTTCCTGTCGACTCGCATTGATAAGCGAAATATCTTTATCAACTTGTCACAGCTTCCAGTCATCGCGGGATACATCATGTTCCTCAGCACCACCAACCGTAAGTTCAAACCCCACTCCATCCTGGTAACCTAACTAACTCACCTCAGCTTATGTCCGCTACGCTGGCACGTTCCTCATCTGCGCAGGCACCTTCGCCAACGGCGCTCTATCCAACGCTCAAGTATCAGCCAACTTGGTCAGCGACACAGCACGCGCTTCGGGAATTGGCTTGAACG
It encodes:
- a CDS encoding general substrate transporter, whose amino-acid sequence is MSTSDGPYTLEPTAPKKTIWKSIRENPKVIFIAFFASLGGFEYGYQQGVLGQSLVMTRFTQNFPSVVESSSATGWLTSILQLGGILGSLSAGVSSELISRKYTMFIACLWVVVGSYLYVGATAGNPQLLYAGRFLTGVGVGLFSGVGPLYNAELSSPEMRGLLVSFYQLATILGIMLSFWCGYGSNYIGGTGDSQSDLAWRLPSIIQGIPAAMLAVGIWFMPFSPRWLVKVGRDEEAKSTLAWMRKLPIDDDAVQVEYLEIKAEAVFEQKVFARDFPHLAERNKSRFMQQIAQYVTCFRSMDNLKRVCTAWLIMFFQQWSGIDAIIYYASNVFISLGLTGGTIALLATGVTGVVFLISTIPSMLIIDRVGRKPLLLIGSVVMGASMITVGIIVAKFRHDWPNHVAAGWTAVALIWVYIAGFGATWGPVSWTLVSEIFPLSIRAKGASIGASSNWVNNFAIAFFVPPMLESWEWGTYIFFAVFLFVGILWVWFFLPETKNASLEEMDRVFKSRAGEQDAELLREAQAEVGLMGSAAGRKASFEKEGEKHVEAL
- a CDS encoding major facilitator superfamily domain-containing protein — translated: MTARDSDAERGNGKEPWSKEFEHADTHDAAARGHLATDEHGNPIATFDAEAEKKLRRKLDWYIMPSVTILYLMCFVDRANIGNARLAGLEEDLGLAGYDYNLLLTVFYISYIVFELPLNMVCKWIGPGWFIPATSVAFGVASLGTAFVHTMGQACAVRFILGIFEAGMLPGIAYYLSRWYRRSELAFRLAIYVAMGSFGGAFGGLLASGILKLDSFGSLTRWRMIFAIEGICTIGLALIAFFTMTDRPSTARWLSEEEKDLAIARIKSERVGATEVLEKFSWKLARRGISSPVTIGTSTIFLFTNITVQGLAFFAPTIVRTIYPNHSVVQQQLRTVPPYIVGTFCTVTISFLSTRIDKRNIFINLSQLPVIAGYIMFLSTTNPYVRYAGTFLICAGTFANGALSNAQVSANLVSDTARASGIGLNVMLGNIGGLISTWCFLPFDGPNYPIGNGLNLGACSSIFLLTIVLQVYMTWDNRRRAAIEVGQALAGKTDAEIRVMDWKHPGFMWRP